A DNA window from Kiritimatiellaceae bacterium contains the following coding sequences:
- a CDS encoding dUTP diphosphatase produces the protein MKLFIKPHNETAREFYRNHGHFHDGDAGLDLYVLEDITFAPGETKPIKLGVSCEPEDGRAYYLFPRSSISKTPLRMSNSIGLIDGGYRGEIMAMCDHIKTEPFTAEKGQRLFQLVATDSSPIHYELVEDLSETTRGTGGFGSTGA, from the coding sequence ATGAAGCTTTTTATTAAACCGCACAATGAGACCGCCCGCGAATTTTACCGCAACCACGGTCATTTTCATGATGGCGACGCGGGATTAGATTTATATGTTCTGGAGGACATCACATTTGCTCCCGGCGAAACCAAGCCGATCAAGCTGGGAGTCTCCTGCGAGCCGGAGGATGGCCGTGCCTATTATCTCTTTCCCCGCTCCAGCATTTCGAAAACGCCGCTGCGCATGTCCAATTCGATCGGACTGATTGACGGCGGATACCGCGGTGAAATCATGGCGATGTGCGATCACATCAAAACCGAGCCTTTTACTGCGGAAAAAGGACAACGTCTGTTTCAGCTGGTGGCAACCGACAGTTCTCCGATTCACTATGAACTGGTGGAAGATCTTTCGGAAACGACCCGCGGCACGGGCGGGTTCGGAAGTACGGGGGCTTGA